One segment of Strix aluco isolate bStrAlu1 chromosome 4, bStrAlu1.hap1, whole genome shotgun sequence DNA contains the following:
- the PCDH7 gene encoding protocadherin-7 isoform X4, whose product MRKMRTLLGFVHCCCCCCFLLLLPPPLWVSLAAAKQLLRYRLAEEGPADIRIGNVASDLGIVTGSGEVTFSLESGSDYLKIDNMTGELSTTERRIDREKLPQCQMIFDENECFLDFEVSVIGPSQSWVDLFEGRVIILDINDNTPTFPSPVLTLTVEENRPVGTLYLLPTATDRDFGRNGIERYELLQEPGGDGGRRGGGGGGGGGGGSASAGAESALFPGGSKRRPEADAAARSSVFELQVADTLDGEKQPQLIVKGALDREQRDSYELSLRVRDGGDPARSSQAILRVLITDVNDNSPRFEKSVYEADLAENSSPGTPILQLRAADLDVGVNGQIEYVFGAATESVRRLLRLDETSGWLSVLHRIDREEVNQLRFTVMARDRGQPPKTDKATVVLNIRDENDNVPTIDIRKIGRIPLRDGVASVAEDVLVDTPIALVQVSDRDQGENGVVTCTVVGDVPFQLKPASEGEGEPQNKRKYFLHTSAPLDYEAVRDYNVVIVAVDSGSPSLSSNNSLLVRVGDTNDNPPVFSQAVLEVSFPENNLPGERVATVVATDADSGKNAEITYSLEASPLSSEAPGGIFSIDPDSGDVSVQAVLDREQRDTYEFQVTARDKGVPSLQGSTTVVVRVADRNDNEPRFMQDVFTFYVKENLQPNSPVGMVTVMDFDKGRNAELSLSIQPGDHDQAAGIFSIENDTGTIFSTVSFDREQQTSYTFKVKAVDGGEPPRSATATVSLFVMDENDNAPTVTFPSNSSYTVLPPSSNMRTVVATVVATDADTGLNADLNYSIVGGNPFKLFEIDPASGVVSLVGKLAPKHYGLHRLVVQVNDSGQPPQSTTALLHVFVNESLSNATVVESQVARSLHTPLAQDIAGDPSYELSKQRLSIVIGVVAGIMTVILLILVVVMARYCRSKGKHGYEAGKKDHEDFFTPQQHDKAKKPKKDKKGKKGKQPLYSSIVTVEASKPNGQRYDSVNEKLSDSPGMGRYRSVNGGPGSPDLARHYKSSSPLPTVQLHPQSPTAGKKHQAVQDLPPANTFVGAGDNISIGSDHCSEYSCQASSKYSKQHMKFIHSS is encoded by the exons atgaggaagatgCGGACTCTCCTTGGCTTtgtgcactgctgctgctgctgctgcttcttgctccTCCTGCCTCCGCCGCTCTGGGTCAGCCTGGCAGCGGCCAAGCAGCTCCTAAGGTACCGGCTGGCCGAGGAGGGACCCGCCGACATCCGCATCGGCAACGTGGCTTCCGACCTGGGAATCGTGACGGGCTCCGGAGAGGTGACATTCAGCCTGGAATCGGGCTCCGACTATCTCAAGATCGATAACATGACCGGGGAGCTGAGCACCACGGAGCGGCGCATCGACCGCGAGAAGCTGCCGCAGTGCCAGATGATCTTCGACGAGAACGAGTGCTTCCTGGACTTCGAGGTGTCCGTCATCGGCCCCTCGCAGAGCTGGGTGGACCTCTTCGAGGGCCGGGTCATCATCCTGGACATCAACGACAACAcccccaccttcccttcccctgtccTCACGCTTACCGTGGAGGAGAACCGCCCCGTGGGGACCCTCTACCTGCTCCCCACCGCCACCGACAGGGACTTCGGCCGCAACGGCATCGAGCGCTACGAACTGCTGCAGGAGCCCGGCGGGGacggcggccgccgcggcggcggcggcggcggcggagggggggggggctcggcctcGGCGGGCGCCGAGAGCGCCCTCTTCCCCGGCGGCAGCAAGCGGCGGCCGGAGGCGGACGCGGCGGCCCGTAGCAGCGTCTTCGAGCTGCAGGTGGCCGACACCCTCGACGGGGAGAAGCAGCCGCAGCTGATCGTCAAGGGGGCGCTGGATCGGGAGCAGCGGGACTCGTACGAGCTCAGCCTCCGCGTGCGGGACGGCGGCGACCCGGCGCGGTCCTCGCAGGCTATCCTGAGGGTGCTCATCACCGACGTGAACGACAACAGCCCCCGCTTCGAGAAGAGTGTCTACGAGGCAGACCTGGCAGAGAACAGCAGCCCCGGGACCCCCATCCTGCAGCTGCGAGCCGCCGACCTGGACGTGGGGGTGAACGGGCAGATCGAGTACGTCTTCGGGGCAGCCACCGAGTCTGTCCGGCGCCTGCTGCGGCTGGACGAGACCTCAGGCTGGCTCAGCGTCTTGCACCGCATCGACCGGGAGGAGGTGAACCAGCTTCGCTTCACTGTCATGGCCCGAGATCGGGGCCAGCCCCCCAAGACAGACAAGGCCACGGTCGTGCTGAACATCCGCGATGAGAACGACAACGTGCCCACCATCGACATCCGGAAAATCGGGCGCATCCCACTCCGGGACGGGGTGGCTAGTGTGGCCGAGGACGTCCTGGTGGATACCCCCATCGCCCTGGTGCAGGTGTCGGACCGGGACCAAGGTGAAAACGGTGTGGTGACCTGCACCGTGGTGGGCGACGTGCCCTTCCAGCTCAAGCCGGCCAGCGAGGGCGAAGGGGAGCCGCAGAACAAGCGCAAGTATTTCCTCCACACCTCAGCCCCTCTGGACTACGAAGCTGTCCGCGACTACAACGTGGTGATCGTGGCTGTGGACTCAGGCAGCCCCAGCTTGTCCAGCAACAACTCCCTGCTGGTGCGGGTGGGGGACACTAACGACAACCCTCCCGTGTTCAGCCAGGCCGTGCTGGAGGTCTCCTTCCCGGAGAACAACTTGCCTGGCGAGAGGGTGGCCACGGTGGTTGCCACGGACGCTGACAGTGGCAAGAATGCCGAGATCACCTACTCCCTGGAGGCCTCGCCCCTCTCCTCAGAGGCGCCGGGCGGCATCTTCAGCATCGACCCTGACTCCGGGGATGTGTCGGTGCAGGCGGTGCTGGACCGCGAGCAACGTGACACCTACGAGTTCCAGGTGACAGCCCGGGACAAGGGGGTGCCGTCGCTGCAGGGCTCCACCACAGTGGTGGTGCGGGTGGCAGATCGCAACGACAATGAGCCGCGCTTCATGCAGGACGTGTTCACTTTCTATGTGAAAGAGAACCTGCAGCCCAACAGCCCCGTGGGCATGGTGACCGTGATGGACTTTGACAAGGGCCGCAATGCCGAGCTCAGCCTCTCCATCCAGCCCGGCGACCATGACCAGGCAGCCGGCATCTTCTCTATTGAGAACGACACCGGAACCATTTTCTCCACCGTCTCTTTCGACCGGGAGCAACAGACCAGCTACACTTTTAAGGTGAAGGCAGTGGACGGGGGCGAGCCGCCACGCTCTGCCACTGCCACTGTGTCCCTCTTCGTGATGGAcgagaacgacaacgcgcccACGGTCACTTTCCCCAGCAACAGCTCCTACACCGTGCTGCCGCCTTCCAGCAACATGCGCACTGTGGTGGCCACGGTGGTTGCCACCGATGCCGACACTGGTCTCAACGCCGACCTCAACTACAGCATCGTTGGGGGCAACCCCTTCAAACTCTTTGAGATCGATCCAGCCAGCGGCGTGGTGTCACTGGTGGGCAAGCTGGCCCCCAAGCACTATGGCCTGCACCGACTCGTGGTGCAGGTGAACGACAGTGGGCAGCCACCCCAGtccaccactgccctgctccATGTCTTCGTCAACGAGAGCCTGTCCAACGCCACCGTGGTGGAGAGCCAGGTGGCCCGCAGCCTCCACACACCCCTGGCCCAGGACATCGCCGGTGACCCCAGCTACGAGCTGAGCAAACAGCGGCTTAGCATAGTCATTGGCGTGGTGGCCGGCATCATGACCGTCATCCTCCTCATCCTGGTGGTGGTCATGGCCCGCTACTGCCGCTCCAAGGGCAAACATGGCTACGAGGCCGGCAAGAAGGACCACGAGGATTTCTTCACCCCGCAGCAGCACGACAAGGCCAAGAAGCCCAAAAAGGACAAGAAAGGCAAGAAGGGCAAGCAGCCCCTCTACAGCAGCATCGTCACCGTCGAGGCTTCCAAGCCCAACGGGCAGCGCTACGACAGCGTCAACGAAAAGCTCTCCGACAGCCCCGGTATGGGGCGGTACCGCTCGGTCAACGGCGGCCCGGGCAGCCCCGACCTGGCCAGGCACTACAAGTCGAGCTCGCCGCTGCCCACTGTCCAGCTGCACCCGCAGTCCCCCACCGCCGGCAAAAAGCACCAGGCCGTGCAGGACCTGCCCCCGGCCAACACCTTCGTGGGCGCCGGCGACAACATCTCCATCGGGTCGGACCACTGCTCCGAGTACAGCTGCCAGGCCAGCAGCAAGTACAGCAAGCAG CACATGAAATTCATTCATTCAAGTTGA